The following is a genomic window from Caldisericaceae bacterium.
CCAACCAGAAAACTGGTTCTATTACCATTGATTCTTTTCCAAAAAAAGCTTCCGTCTATTTAGACGGCGAATTTAAAGGAGAAACGCCAATTTCTATTAAAAATCTAACTTTCAAAAAATATACTGTAAGAATTTCATTTGAAAATTACAAAGATTACGTAGAAGATGTAACTCTCACAGGGAACAACCCCAAAACAATAATCTACGCAATTTTGGAACATAAAACTTTTAGTATCAATGTCTCTTCCGATCCAGAAAATGCCAATGTTTATTTGGATGGAATCTTAAAAGGAAAAACTCCCTTAGTGATAACAGATATTGTCCAAAGTGAAAAGCATATTTTAGAAATAAAACTTGATAATTATGAAACATTCAAAGAAGAAGTAAACGAAGAAAAGAATAACATTTTTGCAAAACTTATACCTATAACAACTCACCTAATTGTAACATCAGTTCCATCTAATGCAGATGTGTTTATAAATGACGCATTTGTTGGAAAAACACCATTTGAACAGAAAAATTTAGAAGAAGGGAACTACAATATTAAAGTAAAAATGCCTAACTATAGAACCTTTCAAGGTATGGTAACGCTTGAAAAAGGCAAAACAGTGGAAGTAAATGTTGCACTTGAAAAAACAGACGTATATGTATCAATTAATTCGAATCCTCAAGGAACAAACGTGTATGTTGATGGTTTATTAATGGGAAAAACACCTATTGAACTGACAGAACTTTCAGAAGGTGAGCACATTTTAAAACTTGATTTAGATGGATATTTACCATATGAAACTGTGTTTAATGTAGTAAAAAATAATCAAGTTA
Proteins encoded in this region:
- a CDS encoding PEGA domain-containing protein, whose amino-acid sequence is MKKGLLFILVLFSIVLITVALLQLTNQKTGSITIDSFPKKASVYLDGEFKGETPISIKNLTFKKYTVRISFENYKDYVEDVTLTGNNPKTIIYAILEHKTFSINVSSDPENANVYLDGILKGKTPLVITDIVQSEKHILEIKLDNYETFKEEVNEEKNNIFAKLIPITTHLIVTSVPSNADVFINDAFVGKTPFEQKNLEEGNYNIKVKMPNYRTFQGMVTLEKGKTVEVNVALEKTDVYVSINSNPQGTNVYVDGLLMGKTPIELTELSEGEHILKLDLDGYLPYETVFNVVKNNQVILNINLLKLP